ATCAATGCCGACGAGCGCGCCTATATCCTGCAGAACCGCGACGGGCGCATCGTCTTCGTCCTGCCCTACGAACAGGATTTCAGCCTGATCGGCACCACCGACGTGCGCTACCGGGGCGACCCCGCCGCCATTCGGGCCAGCGACGACGAAGTCGACTATCTTCTCGACGTAGTCAATGCGCACTTCCGCACACCGTTGACCCGCGACGAGGTGGTCACCACGTTCTCCGGCGTACGCCCGCTGTGCGACGACGAATCCACCGATCCGGCGGCGATGACCCGCGATTACACACTCGACCTGGATCGCCAGGGCGCTCCGCTGCTCTCCGTGTTCGGCGGCAAGATCACTACCTACCGCAAGCTCGCCGAAACCGCTCTCGAGACACTCGCCCCCCTGTTCCCAGCCATGCGGCCGGCATGGACGGCCGAGGCACGCCTGCCCGGCGGCGATATCGCCAGCCAGGCGGACTTCCAGACTCGGCTACTGCGCGACTACCCGTTCCTCGGCGCAGAGCGCGCACGGCGTTTTGCCGGCAGCTATGGCACGCTCTGCCTGCATTTTCTCCAGGGCTGCACCAGCATCGAGGCGCTGGGCCAGGATTTCGGCGGCGGGCTGTCACAGCGAGAGGTCGACTATCTGGTCGAGCACGAATGGGCGCGTGACGTCGACGACATCCTGTGGCGGCGTACCAAGCGCTATCTGCGCCTTGACAACACTCAGCGCGAGCGGCTCGCCGACTACCTCGGGCGGACGCAGCATTCGATGCAGGCCGCGTTCAACTGATCGCCATGAATGCAGGCACGCTCTGAGTCACTCGATTGAAAAGCGACGCTTACGCCGCGGTTGTCATCCGTGTTATTAGTGACGCATTTTCATGCCGCTCACGATCTACCAGGCCGAACACGTCGTCTGCGAGTGACGCCACTGGCCAGGCGGATGTCGAGCGGTCTGCCCGGAGCAAGCA
The genomic region above belongs to Halomonas zincidurans B6 and contains:
- the glpD gene encoding glycerol-3-phosphate dehydrogenase is translated as MGATSSTPPLLDLFVVGGGINGTGIANDAAGRGLSVTLCEQADLAQATSSASSKLIHGGLRYLEYYEFRLVREALREREVLLRKAPHIIWPLRFILPHQPHLRPAWMIRAGLFLYDHLGKRDSLPRSKGLRFAAGNPLREEISQGFEYSDCWVDDARLVVLNALQARDNGAEILVRTRCVEAHDEDGHWRLVLEEQPGGRRFERRARVLVNAAGPWVERFISERTSHHSRYAIRMIQGSHMVVPRINADERAYILQNRDGRIVFVLPYEQDFSLIGTTDVRYRGDPAAIRASDDEVDYLLDVVNAHFRTPLTRDEVVTTFSGVRPLCDDESTDPAAMTRDYTLDLDRQGAPLLSVFGGKITTYRKLAETALETLAPLFPAMRPAWTAEARLPGGDIASQADFQTRLLRDYPFLGAERARRFAGSYGTLCLHFLQGCTSIEALGQDFGGGLSQREVDYLVEHEWARDVDDILWRRTKRYLRLDNTQRERLADYLGRTQHSMQAAFN